One genomic segment of Amycolatopsis granulosa includes these proteins:
- a CDS encoding TIGR03560 family F420-dependent LLM class oxidoreductase, with the protein MDLRIFTEPQQGASYDDLLRIAKATEDNGFDAFFRSDHFLKMGSASGLPGPTDAWVTLGALARETSRIRLGTLVTAATFRHPSVLAISVAQVDQMSGGRVDFGLGSGWYDAEHHAYGIPMPEIKERFDLYAEQLEIITGLWETPEGETFSFAGKHYQLTDAPALPKPAQSPRPPVIIGGGGKKRTPALAARFANEFNVAFVDAATGAAQFERVDAACREIGRAPEDIIRSAAQVVAVGKDDAEFARRAAAIGRETGEIRQNGLAGTVAEVVDSIGRYREATGITRLYLQVLDLSDLDHLELIASEVAPQL; encoded by the coding sequence GTGGACCTGAGGATCTTCACCGAACCGCAGCAGGGCGCGAGCTACGACGACCTCCTGCGCATCGCCAAGGCGACCGAGGACAACGGCTTCGACGCCTTCTTCCGTTCCGACCACTTCCTGAAGATGGGCTCGGCCTCCGGGCTGCCCGGACCGACCGACGCGTGGGTGACCCTGGGCGCGCTGGCCCGCGAGACCTCCCGCATCCGGCTGGGCACGCTCGTGACCGCCGCGACGTTCCGGCACCCGTCGGTGCTGGCGATCTCCGTCGCGCAGGTGGACCAGATGTCCGGCGGCCGCGTCGACTTCGGGCTGGGCTCGGGCTGGTACGACGCCGAGCACCACGCGTACGGCATTCCCATGCCGGAGATCAAGGAGCGCTTCGACCTCTACGCCGAGCAGCTGGAGATCATCACCGGGCTGTGGGAAACCCCGGAAGGTGAGACGTTCTCCTTCGCCGGCAAGCACTACCAGCTCACCGACGCGCCCGCGCTGCCGAAGCCGGCGCAGTCGCCGCGACCGCCGGTGATCATCGGCGGTGGCGGCAAGAAGCGCACCCCGGCGCTCGCCGCGCGCTTCGCGAACGAGTTCAACGTGGCGTTCGTGGACGCCGCCACCGGTGCCGCCCAGTTCGAGCGGGTCGACGCGGCCTGCCGCGAGATCGGCCGCGCCCCGGAGGACATCATCCGGTCGGCCGCGCAGGTGGTGGCCGTCGGCAAGGACGACGCCGAGTTCGCCCGCCGGGCCGCGGCGATCGGGCGGGAGACCGGCGAGATCAGGCAGAACGGTCTCGCCGGCACCGTCGCCGAGGTGGTGGACAGCATCGGCCGGTACCGGGAGGCCACCGGCATCACCCGGCTGTACCTGCAGGTGCTGGATCTGTCCGATCTGGACCACCTGGAGCTGATCGCGTCCGAGGTGGCTCCGCAGCTCTGA
- the lipB gene encoding lipoyl(octanoyl) transferase LipB, whose product MSPQSCRATSTPVRVKNIGLIDYQQAWDLQRELVTTRADSADAPDTLLLLEHPSVYTAGKRTEEADRPTDGTPVIDVDRGGKITWHGPGQLVGYPIVKLGDPIDVVHYVRRLEEALIRVCDQFGVYTGRVEGRSGVWVPADERGPERKIAAIGIRVQRGVTMHGFELNCNADLSAFDKIIPCGIRDAGTTSLSQELERDVPVAEALPLARDAVLAALDGELAVSEDRWLRREDTAPSAPGVTFALRP is encoded by the coding sequence GTGAGTCCACAGTCCTGCCGTGCCACCAGCACCCCCGTCCGCGTCAAGAACATCGGGCTGATCGACTACCAGCAAGCCTGGGACCTGCAGCGCGAGCTGGTGACCACCCGGGCGGATTCCGCGGACGCCCCGGACACGCTCCTGCTGCTGGAGCACCCGTCGGTCTACACCGCGGGCAAGCGCACCGAGGAGGCCGACCGGCCCACCGACGGGACGCCGGTGATCGACGTCGACCGCGGCGGGAAGATCACCTGGCACGGGCCGGGGCAGCTGGTCGGGTACCCGATCGTGAAGCTGGGCGACCCGATCGACGTCGTGCACTACGTGCGGCGGCTGGAGGAGGCGCTGATCCGGGTGTGCGACCAGTTCGGCGTGTACACCGGACGGGTCGAGGGCCGCAGCGGCGTGTGGGTACCGGCCGACGAGCGCGGCCCGGAGCGCAAGATCGCCGCGATCGGCATCCGCGTGCAGCGCGGCGTGACGATGCACGGGTTCGAGCTCAACTGCAACGCCGACCTGTCGGCGTTCGACAAGATCATCCCCTGCGGGATCCGCGACGCGGGCACCACGTCGCTGTCGCAGGAGCTGGAGCGCGACGTCCCGGTCGCCGAGGCACTCCCCCTGGCCCGCGACGCCGTGCTCGCCGCCCTGGACGGGGAGCTCGCCGTGTCCGAGGACCGGTGGCTGCGCCGCGAGGACACCGCGCCGTCCGCGCCCGGGGTCACCTTCGCCCTCCGGCCCTGA
- a CDS encoding TetR/AcrR family transcriptional regulator, whose protein sequence is MRSRRLDYSESTRSALVSSAVELFTKRGYANTSLDEVAKRARVTKGALYHHFSGKQALFEAAFAKVESQVLGRLEEIMAGGGAPWERALAGLRGFIASCLDPSYQRIAIHEAPVVMGWERWREAEDRASFGLIRSSLEDLIEAGEVDDVPVEVTARLLFGALHSAATEIASSPDPKKVGAQVEQVIMQLLHRVRRTS, encoded by the coding sequence ATGCGGTCCAGGCGCCTCGACTATTCCGAGTCCACGCGGTCGGCCCTGGTGAGCAGTGCGGTCGAGCTGTTCACCAAACGGGGATACGCGAACACTTCACTCGACGAGGTCGCCAAGCGCGCGCGGGTCACCAAAGGGGCGCTGTACCACCATTTCAGCGGAAAGCAGGCGCTCTTCGAGGCCGCGTTCGCGAAGGTCGAGAGCCAGGTCCTCGGGCGGCTGGAAGAGATCATGGCCGGCGGCGGCGCCCCGTGGGAGCGGGCCCTGGCCGGGCTGCGCGGGTTCATCGCCAGCTGCCTCGACCCGTCCTACCAGCGCATCGCGATCCACGAGGCGCCGGTGGTGATGGGCTGGGAGCGCTGGCGTGAGGCCGAGGACAGGGCGAGCTTCGGGCTGATCCGGTCGAGCCTGGAGGACCTGATCGAGGCGGGCGAGGTCGACGACGTGCCGGTCGAGGTCACCGCACGGCTGCTGTTCGGCGCCCTGCACAGCGCGGCCACCGAGATCGCGAGCTCGCCGGACCCGAAGAAGGTCGGCGCACAGGTCGAGCAGGTGATCATGCAGTTGCTGCACCGGGTTCGCCGCACCAGCTGA
- the lpdA gene encoding dihydrolipoyl dehydrogenase, which yields MSDAGADLVILGGGSGGYAAAFRAAELGQSVILIEKDKLGGTCLHRGCIPTKALLHAAEVADTAREGEQFGVKTTLEGVDIAGVHKYKDGVISRLYKGLQGLAKAHQVTVVEGTGTFVGGTTVEVDGTRYTGKNLILATGSYSRTLPGLELGGRIIASDEALTLDWIPEKVVVLGGGVIGVEFASVWASFGVDVTIVEALPRLVPAEDEFASKQLERAFRRRKIGFKTGVKFTGAKQDENGVSVSLESGETLEADLLLVAVGRGPNTAGHGYEEAGVAMERGFVVTDERLRTNLPNVYAVGDIVPGLQLAHRGFAQGIFVAEEIAGLQPKPIDEAGIPRVTYSHPEVASVGLTEAAAKERYGSGVQTLTYDLAGNGKSQILKTSGAIKVIKAPDGPVVGLHLVGDRVGELIGEAQLIYNWEAFPEDVAPLIHAHPTQTEALGEAHLALAGKPLHVHS from the coding sequence GTGAGCGACGCTGGCGCCGACCTGGTGATCCTCGGTGGCGGATCCGGCGGCTACGCGGCGGCTTTCCGCGCCGCGGAGCTGGGACAGTCCGTCATCCTGATCGAGAAGGACAAGCTGGGCGGGACGTGCCTGCATCGCGGCTGCATCCCGACCAAGGCCCTGCTCCATGCAGCCGAGGTCGCCGACACCGCCCGTGAGGGCGAGCAGTTCGGTGTGAAGACCACTTTGGAGGGCGTCGACATCGCCGGCGTCCACAAGTACAAGGACGGGGTCATCAGCCGCCTGTACAAGGGGCTGCAGGGCCTGGCGAAGGCCCATCAGGTCACCGTCGTCGAGGGCACCGGCACGTTCGTCGGCGGCACCACGGTCGAGGTGGACGGCACCCGCTACACGGGCAAGAACCTGATCCTGGCCACCGGCTCGTACTCCAGGACGCTGCCCGGGCTCGAACTGGGCGGGCGCATCATCGCCAGCGACGAGGCGCTGACCCTGGACTGGATCCCGGAGAAGGTGGTCGTGCTCGGCGGCGGCGTCATCGGCGTCGAGTTCGCGAGCGTGTGGGCCTCCTTCGGCGTGGACGTGACCATCGTCGAGGCGTTGCCGCGGCTGGTCCCGGCGGAGGACGAGTTCGCCAGCAAGCAGCTGGAGCGCGCGTTCCGCCGGCGCAAGATCGGCTTCAAGACCGGGGTGAAGTTCACCGGCGCCAAGCAGGACGAGAACGGCGTGAGCGTGTCGCTGGAGTCCGGTGAGACGCTGGAGGCGGACCTGCTGCTGGTCGCCGTCGGCCGCGGCCCGAACACCGCGGGCCACGGTTACGAGGAGGCCGGGGTCGCGATGGAGCGCGGGTTCGTCGTCACCGACGAGCGGCTGCGCACCAACCTGCCGAACGTCTACGCGGTCGGCGACATCGTGCCCGGCCTGCAGCTCGCGCACCGCGGCTTCGCCCAGGGCATCTTCGTGGCCGAGGAGATCGCCGGGCTGCAGCCGAAGCCGATCGACGAGGCCGGCATCCCGCGCGTGACCTACAGCCACCCCGAGGTCGCCTCGGTGGGCCTGACCGAGGCGGCGGCCAAGGAGCGCTACGGCTCCGGCGTGCAGACCCTCACCTACGACCTCGCGGGCAACGGCAAGAGCCAGATCCTCAAGACTTCCGGCGCGATCAAGGTGATCAAGGCGCCGGACGGGCCGGTCGTCGGCCTGCACCTGGTCGGGGACCGGGTCGGCGAACTGATCGGCGAAGCCCAGCTGATCTACAACTGGGAGGCGTTCCCGGAGGACGTCGCTCCGCTGATCCACGCCCACCCGACCCAGACCGAGGCCCTCGGCGAAGCACACCTTGCCCTGGCCGGCAAGCCACTGCACGTGCACAGCTGA
- a CDS encoding TIGR01777 family oxidoreductase: protein MRVLIAGSSGLLGSALVAALRDSGHDVRRLVRRTARAADEHSWDPPAGRIDDRAFEDVTAVVNLCGAPMGLRWSAARKQMIRDSRIEPTEVLAEAVAEYRIPALVNASAIGFYGDTGDTVVTESAPRGEGFLAELCEAWESATAPAAEAGSRVVNLRTGLVLGPGGLLGPLKPLFWLGLGGRLGDGGQYMAWISLRDHVSAVRFLLEHETVSGPVNLCAPEPATNAEFTRALAHVLRRPAPWWVPGFALRAALGEVADEMALVSQRAVPAVLEKAGFTFVHTDLVGALAVAL, encoded by the coding sequence ATGCGTGTACTGATCGCCGGTTCCAGCGGGCTCCTCGGCTCGGCGCTCGTCGCCGCGCTGCGCGACTCGGGCCACGACGTGCGGCGGCTGGTGCGGCGGACGGCCCGGGCCGCGGACGAGCACTCGTGGGATCCGCCGGCGGGCCGGATCGACGACCGCGCGTTCGAGGACGTCACCGCCGTGGTGAACCTGTGCGGCGCGCCGATGGGCCTGCGGTGGAGCGCGGCACGCAAGCAGATGATCCGGGACAGCCGGATCGAGCCGACCGAGGTGCTCGCCGAGGCGGTGGCCGAGTACCGCATCCCAGCCCTGGTCAACGCCTCGGCGATCGGCTTCTACGGCGACACCGGGGACACGGTGGTGACCGAGTCCGCGCCCCGGGGCGAGGGTTTCCTGGCCGAGCTGTGCGAGGCGTGGGAGTCGGCGACCGCCCCGGCGGCCGAGGCCGGATCGCGCGTGGTGAACCTGCGCACCGGCCTGGTGCTCGGCCCGGGCGGCCTGCTCGGGCCCCTCAAGCCGTTGTTCTGGCTCGGGCTCGGCGGGCGGCTCGGCGACGGCGGCCAGTACATGGCCTGGATCAGCCTGCGCGACCACGTGTCGGCGGTCCGGTTCCTCCTCGAGCACGAAACGGTGTCCGGCCCGGTGAACCTGTGCGCGCCGGAACCGGCCACCAACGCGGAGTTCACGCGGGCGCTCGCGCACGTGCTGCGGCGTCCCGCACCGTGGTGGGTGCCGGGGTTCGCGTTGCGCGCGGCGCTCGGTGAGGTGGCCGACGAGATGGCGCTGGTCTCGCAGCGCGCGGTGCCGGCGGTGCTGGAGAAGGCCGGGTTCACGTTCGTGCACACCGATCTCGTCGGCGCACTGGCGGTCGCCCTGTGA
- a CDS encoding oxidoreductase: MVEVGLFDGLKRRRGAGKAGTLRRATDADLRHLAAWAAARRGVEAYVEPRTTVTETTVVLIAHDGEWTRRRIGSLDAAQQFGRKHAIPVYEVAKVGYPRRMREYTQRRKRAQS, from the coding sequence GTGGTCGAGGTGGGTCTGTTCGACGGTCTGAAGCGCCGGCGTGGTGCCGGAAAGGCAGGCACGCTGCGCCGCGCCACCGACGCGGACCTGCGCCACCTGGCGGCCTGGGCGGCCGCGCGGCGCGGCGTCGAGGCCTACGTCGAGCCCCGCACCACGGTCACCGAGACCACGGTCGTCCTCATCGCGCACGACGGCGAATGGACCCGGCGGCGCATCGGCAGCCTCGATGCCGCGCAGCAGTTCGGCCGCAAGCACGCGATCCCGGTCTACGAAGTCGCCAAGGTCGGTTACCCCCGGCGCATGCGTGAATACACCCAGCGGCGAAAGCGCGCGCAGAGCTGA
- a CDS encoding phosphatase PAP2 family protein — MRRWPALGGVFLVLFLGLGVAVAGPPTAVDLTVAGWVQGWWRGTPGRIAQVVSDVFGPVVPAVFAVALALGIVLCWWRGLRRPAGVGLRVLGVLALTRLVSVVFKPLFVRARPRAYPEFSYPSGHVVSICGTGLAAVLLCVWLAPRLTRWVAAFFAVATVLCAASRVVLGVHWLSDTVGAVLGVLGVGLLTAWAVRLLPPQPVPAAAPSA; from the coding sequence GTGAGGAGGTGGCCGGCACTCGGCGGGGTGTTCCTCGTCCTGTTCCTCGGGCTGGGCGTGGCCGTCGCCGGGCCGCCGACCGCGGTCGACCTGACCGTCGCCGGGTGGGTGCAGGGCTGGTGGCGGGGAACGCCGGGCCGGATCGCGCAGGTGGTCAGCGACGTGTTCGGACCGGTGGTGCCCGCGGTGTTCGCGGTCGCGCTGGCCCTCGGGATCGTGCTGTGCTGGTGGCGCGGGCTGCGCCGCCCCGCGGGCGTCGGCCTGCGGGTGCTGGGGGTGCTCGCGCTGACCCGGCTGGTGAGCGTGGTGTTCAAGCCGCTGTTCGTGCGCGCCCGGCCCCGCGCGTACCCGGAGTTCAGCTACCCGAGCGGGCACGTGGTGTCGATCTGCGGCACCGGCCTCGCGGCGGTGCTGCTGTGCGTGTGGCTGGCGCCGAGGCTGACCCGGTGGGTGGCGGCGTTCTTCGCGGTCGCGACCGTGCTGTGCGCCGCGAGCCGGGTGGTGCTCGGGGTGCACTGGCTCAGCGACACGGTGGGCGCGGTGCTCGGCGTGCTGGGTGTCGGGCTGCTCACCGCGTGGGCGGTGCGGTTGCTCCCGCCACAGCCCGTGCCGGCCGCTGCGCCGTCGGCGTAA
- a CDS encoding oxidoreductase, with the protein MKTWTAADIPDQTGRTVLVTGANSGLGLHTALVLAGKGARVLLACRNTERGEQALHTVAAAATAPPELVALDLADLTSVRAAVARVRELTGGVLDVLINNAGLMAAPKARTKDGFELQFGTNHLGHAALTWLLMPALRRGTHARVVTLSSLAATGGRVDFDDPNFEHRRYNPAAAYAQSKLANQIFALELDRRLRAAGDAVLSVAAHPGYTATNLSSTMSKAQGNTVVRAVMGGVTALGDLLLAQSVRTGALPSLIAATAPDVNGGDYLGPRLFGGMRGDPAVVRPVRAALDRDNGSRLWELTAKLTDVTPDPA; encoded by the coding sequence ATGAAAACGTGGACCGCGGCCGACATCCCCGACCAGACGGGCCGCACGGTGCTGGTCACCGGCGCGAACTCCGGTCTGGGTCTGCACACCGCGCTCGTGCTCGCCGGCAAGGGCGCGCGCGTACTGCTCGCCTGCCGCAACACCGAACGCGGCGAACAGGCGCTGCACACGGTCGCCGCGGCCGCGACGGCCCCGCCCGAGCTGGTCGCGCTCGACCTGGCCGACCTGACGTCGGTCCGGGCCGCGGTGGCCCGGGTGCGCGAGCTGACCGGCGGCGTCCTCGACGTCCTGATCAACAACGCCGGGTTGATGGCGGCGCCGAAGGCCCGCACCAAGGACGGTTTCGAGCTGCAGTTCGGCACCAACCACCTCGGCCACGCGGCACTGACGTGGCTGCTCATGCCGGCCCTGCGGCGCGGCACGCACGCCCGCGTGGTGACGCTGTCCAGCCTGGCGGCCACCGGCGGGCGGGTCGACTTCGACGACCCCAACTTCGAGCACCGCCGCTACAACCCGGCCGCGGCGTACGCGCAGTCGAAGCTCGCCAACCAGATCTTCGCGCTGGAACTGGACCGGCGGCTGCGCGCGGCCGGTGACGCCGTGCTCAGCGTCGCGGCCCACCCCGGGTACACCGCCACCAACCTCAGCTCGACCATGTCGAAGGCCCAGGGCAACACGGTGGTCCGGGCCGTCATGGGCGGGGTCACCGCCCTCGGCGACCTGCTCCTCGCGCAGAGCGTCCGCACGGGTGCGCTGCCGTCGCTGATCGCGGCCACCGCCCCGGATGTCAACGGTGGCGACTACCTCGGCCCGCGCCTGTTCGGCGGCATGCGTGGCGACCCCGCGGTGGTGCGGCCGGTGCGGGCCGCGCTCGACCGGGACAACGGGTCCCGGTTGTGGGAGCTGACGGCCAAGTTGACCGACGTCACCCCGGACCCCGCGTAA
- the sucB gene encoding 2-oxoglutarate dehydrogenase, E2 component, dihydrolipoamide succinyltransferase yields MAFSVTLPELGESVTEGTVTRWLKQEGDTVAVDEPLLEISTDKVDTEVPSPVAGTLQKIVAQEDETVEVGGTLAVIDDGSGGDSAPAQEQEPAQQAQPEPEQQPEPQQEQAAPQAQPAPSGSAQGTPVTLPELGESVTEGTVTRWLKSVGDQVAVDEPLLEISTDKVDTEVPSPIAGTLLEISVGEDETVEVGGTLAIIGDANAAPAPQQEQQKAPEPKAEPKPEPRPEPKPEPAAQAPAPQQAAPQPQAPQPQAQQPAPQPQAAPAASDGDGSGPYVTPLVRKLASEHGIDLSTVTGSGVGGRIRKQDVLAAAEAKQKQSAPAAQAPAAAPSAPAAKAPAAASPEVAALRGTVQKASRIRQVIAQRTRESLQTSAQLTQVFEVDVTKIARLRQQAKASFQEREGVKLTFLPFFAKATVEALKQHPNINAYLNEETKEITYFGEEHLAVAVDTERGLLSPVIHKAGELNLAGLARAIADVAARTRANKIKPDELSGGTFTITNLGSNGALFDTPIINQPQSGILGVGAVVKRPVVVTDADGQDTIAIRSMAYLALTYDHRLIDGADAGRFLTTVKNRLEEGHFEDELGR; encoded by the coding sequence ATGGCCTTCTCCGTCACACTGCCGGAGCTCGGCGAGAGCGTCACCGAGGGCACCGTCACCCGCTGGCTGAAGCAGGAGGGCGACACGGTCGCGGTCGACGAGCCGCTGCTGGAGATCTCCACCGACAAGGTCGACACCGAGGTCCCCTCCCCGGTCGCCGGCACGCTGCAGAAGATCGTCGCTCAGGAGGACGAGACCGTCGAGGTCGGCGGCACGCTCGCGGTGATCGACGACGGTTCCGGCGGCGACTCCGCCCCGGCCCAGGAGCAGGAGCCCGCGCAGCAGGCCCAGCCGGAGCCGGAGCAGCAGCCCGAGCCGCAGCAGGAGCAGGCGGCGCCGCAGGCGCAGCCGGCGCCGAGCGGGTCCGCCCAGGGCACCCCGGTGACCCTGCCGGAACTCGGCGAGAGCGTCACCGAGGGCACCGTCACCCGCTGGCTGAAGTCGGTCGGCGACCAGGTCGCGGTGGACGAGCCGCTGCTGGAGATCTCCACCGACAAGGTCGACACCGAGGTCCCCTCGCCGATCGCCGGCACCCTGCTGGAGATCAGCGTGGGCGAGGACGAGACCGTCGAGGTCGGCGGCACGCTGGCGATCATCGGTGACGCGAACGCCGCGCCCGCGCCGCAGCAGGAGCAGCAGAAGGCGCCGGAGCCCAAGGCCGAGCCCAAGCCGGAACCGCGGCCCGAGCCCAAGCCGGAACCGGCCGCGCAGGCCCCGGCTCCGCAGCAGGCCGCCCCGCAACCGCAGGCCCCGCAGCCGCAGGCCCAGCAGCCTGCCCCGCAGCCGCAGGCCGCCCCGGCCGCCAGCGACGGCGACGGCAGCGGCCCGTACGTCACCCCGCTGGTCCGCAAGCTGGCCTCCGAGCACGGCATCGACCTGTCGACCGTGACCGGCAGCGGTGTCGGCGGCCGCATCCGCAAGCAGGACGTGCTGGCGGCGGCCGAGGCCAAGCAGAAGCAGAGCGCACCCGCCGCGCAGGCCCCGGCCGCGGCGCCGAGCGCACCCGCCGCCAAGGCGCCGGCCGCGGCCTCGCCGGAGGTGGCCGCACTGCGCGGCACCGTGCAGAAGGCGAGCCGGATCCGCCAGGTCATCGCGCAGCGCACCCGCGAGTCGCTGCAGACCTCGGCACAGCTCACCCAGGTGTTCGAGGTGGACGTCACCAAGATCGCCCGGCTGCGCCAGCAGGCGAAGGCGTCGTTCCAGGAGCGCGAGGGCGTGAAGCTCACGTTCCTGCCGTTCTTCGCCAAGGCGACGGTCGAGGCGCTCAAGCAGCACCCGAACATCAACGCCTACCTCAACGAGGAGACCAAGGAGATCACCTACTTTGGCGAGGAGCACCTCGCCGTCGCGGTGGACACCGAGCGCGGCCTGCTCTCCCCGGTCATCCACAAGGCGGGCGAGCTGAACCTGGCCGGCCTCGCCCGGGCGATCGCGGACGTCGCGGCCCGCACCCGCGCGAACAAGATCAAGCCGGACGAGCTGTCGGGCGGCACCTTCACGATCACGAACCTGGGCAGCAACGGTGCCCTGTTCGACACGCCGATCATCAACCAGCCGCAGTCCGGGATCCTGGGCGTCGGCGCGGTGGTGAAGCGTCCGGTCGTGGTCACCGACGCCGACGGGCAGGACACCATCGCCATCCGGTCGATGGCCTACCTGGCGCTGACCTACGACCACCGCCTGATCGACGGTGCCGACGCCGGCCGGTTCCTGACGACGGTCAAGAACCGCCTGGAAGAAGGCCACTTCGAGGACGAGCTGGGCCGGTAA
- the lipA gene encoding lipoyl synthase, translated as MTVVPEGRKLLRLEVRNSETPIEKKPSWIKTRAKMGPEFTELKGLVRREGLHTVCEEAGCPNIYECWEDREATFLIGGDQCTRRCDFCQIDTGKPAELDREEPRRVAESVQAMGLRYSTVTGVARDDLPDGGAWLYAETVRQIHALNPGTGVELLIPDFNAEPGQLAEVFGAEPEVLAHNVETVPRIFKRIRPGFRYARSLEVITRAREAGLVTKSNLILGMGETPEEVEPAMRDLVNAGCEILTITQYLRPSVRHHPVDRWVKPEEFVEHAKVAEGLGFAGVMAGPLVRSSYRAGRLYAQTKRHRGEELPQNLAHLAEAGPAAQEASSLLAR; from the coding sequence GTGACTGTTGTGCCTGAAGGTCGGAAACTGCTGCGGCTCGAGGTCCGCAACAGTGAAACCCCGATCGAGAAGAAGCCGTCCTGGATCAAGACCCGCGCGAAGATGGGGCCGGAGTTCACCGAACTCAAGGGCCTGGTCCGCCGGGAGGGCCTGCACACGGTCTGCGAAGAGGCGGGCTGTCCCAACATCTACGAGTGCTGGGAGGACCGCGAGGCCACCTTCCTCATCGGCGGTGACCAGTGCACCCGCCGTTGCGACTTCTGCCAGATCGACACCGGTAAGCCCGCCGAGCTGGACCGCGAGGAGCCGCGCCGGGTCGCCGAGAGCGTCCAGGCGATGGGCCTGCGCTACTCCACCGTCACCGGGGTCGCGCGCGACGACCTGCCCGACGGCGGGGCGTGGCTGTACGCGGAGACGGTTCGCCAGATCCACGCGCTGAACCCGGGCACCGGTGTGGAGCTGCTGATCCCCGACTTCAACGCCGAGCCCGGCCAGCTGGCCGAGGTGTTCGGCGCCGAGCCGGAGGTGCTGGCGCACAACGTGGAGACCGTGCCGCGGATCTTCAAGCGCATCCGCCCCGGCTTCCGCTACGCCCGCTCGCTCGAGGTGATCACCCGCGCCCGCGAGGCCGGGCTGGTGACCAAGTCGAACCTGATCCTCGGCATGGGGGAAACCCCCGAGGAGGTCGAGCCGGCGATGCGCGACCTGGTGAACGCCGGGTGCGAGATCCTCACGATCACCCAGTACCTGCGCCCGTCGGTGCGGCACCACCCGGTGGACCGGTGGGTCAAGCCGGAGGAGTTCGTCGAGCACGCCAAGGTCGCCGAGGGTCTCGGGTTCGCCGGTGTGATGGCCGGCCCGCTCGTCCGGTCGTCTTACCGCGCGGGCCGTCTCTACGCCCAGACCAAGCGTCACCGCGGCGAGGAACTGCCGCAGAACCTGGCGCACCTGGCCGAGGCCGGGCCGGCCGCGCAGGAAGCCAGCAGCCTGCTGGCCCGCTGA